One genomic segment of Sphaerodactylus townsendi isolate TG3544 linkage group LG07, MPM_Stown_v2.3, whole genome shotgun sequence includes these proteins:
- the RPL37 gene encoding 60S ribosomal protein L37 yields MTKGTSSFGKRRNKTHTLCRRCGSKAYHLQKSTCGKCGYPAKRKRKYNWSAKAKRRNTTGTGRMRHLKKVYRRFRNGFREGTAPKPKRAAVAASSSS; encoded by the exons ATG ACGAAGGGAACATCCTCCTTTGGCAAGCGCCGAAATAAGACTCACACTTTGTGTAGACGATGCGGGTCTAAGGCCTACCATCTTCAGAAATCTACCTGTGGGAAATGTGGATATCCTGCTAAACGCAAGAGAAAGT ACAACTGGAGTGCTAAGGCCAAAAGGCGCAATACTACTGGGACTGGACGTATGAGGCATCTGAAAAAGGTCTACAGGAGATTCAG GAATGGATTCCGTGAAGGAACAGCACCAAAACCTAAGAGAGCTGCTGTTGCAGCATCCAGCTCATCTTAA